A portion of the Naumovozyma castellii chromosome 2, complete genome genome contains these proteins:
- the HRT3 gene encoding SCF ubiquitin ligase complex subunit HRT3 (ancestral locus Anc_8.281), whose product MSEQLVSHEKDSAIERALDIWQKGVLKEKDGSMSDAINFYRNALRIHDNVEKIYRKKLHEEWELHKKLQALEIKTGPHETIPTSTTDVERPKEELLPCWILEMLPNDILLRIIKYVVLSSGESWVNLSLTCSTFNKLCFHSTTPFQTFSDFIYSKQVYDKQTVEFKTKDDLKLIERDLWGGDDREMIKNRPFVKFQGIYISVVNYMRYGANAEGSSSLLSPVQMITYYRYFRFYEDGRCLRLLTTDEPSKVVSHFSIETKPRGSAICFWKLEFDYNFGQLIVTRNTDKYDFIEELQIRNQGRKVHHRLKWLRSSAIAEDGSVSECSLRNEKPFFFSRVKSYI is encoded by the coding sequence ATGTCTGAACAATTAGTATCCCATGAGAAGGATTCGGCTATTGAAAGAGCTCTTGATATCTGGCAAAAGGGtgttttgaaagaaaaggatGGATCCATGTCAGATGCCATCAATTTTTATAGAAATGCATTACGAATACATGACAACGTGGAAAAGATTTATAGAAAGAAGTTACATGAGGAATGGGAATTGCATAAGAAGTTACAAGCTTTAGAGATAAAGACCGGACCTCACGAAACAATACCAACTTCGACTACCGATGTGGAAAGACCAAAAGAAGAGCTCTTACCTTGTTGGATATTGGAAATGCTGCCCAATGATATATTATTGAGGATAATAAAATACGTTGTTTTATCCTCTGGTGAATCTTGGGTTAACTTATCATTAACTTGCTCTAcctttaataaattatgtTTTCACAGCACCACCCCCTTCCAAACGTTTTCCGATTTCATTTATTCGAAGCAAGTGTACGATAAGCAAACGGTAGAATTCAAAACTAAAGATGATcttaaattaattgaaagagaTCTTTGGGGAGGTGATGATAGAGAAATGATAAAGAATAGACCGTTTGTGAAGTTCCAAGGGATTTACATCAGTGTCGTAAACTACATGCGATATGGTGCAAATGCAGAGGGGTCGTCTTCATTGCTAAGCCCTGTCCAGATGATCACGTATTATAGATATTTCAGATTTTATGAAGACGGAAGATGCCTAAGATTGTTAACTACTGATGAACCTTCTAAAGTCGTTAGTCATTTTTCGATAGAAACGAAACCTCGTGGAAGTGCTATTTGCTTTTGGAAGCTAGAATTTGATTATAATTTTGGTCAACTAATTGTCACTAGAAATACTGACAAGTATGACTTTATCGAAGAACTACAGATTAGAAATCAAGGTCGGAAAGTGCATCATAGATTAAAGTGGCTCCGTTCAAGCGCTATTGCTGAAGATGGATCTGTATCAGAATGCTCTTTGAGAAATGAGAAacctttctttttttctcGAGTGAAATCATATATTTAG